One region of Bradyrhizobium betae genomic DNA includes:
- the acnA gene encoding aconitate hydratase AcnA, with amino-acid sequence MTSLDSFKCKKTLKVGAKTYVYYSLPTAEKNGLKGISKLPYSMKVLLENLLRNEDGRTVKKADIVAVSKWLRKKSLEHEIAFRPARVLMQDFTGVPAVVDLAAMRNAMQKLGGDAEKINPLVPVDLVIDHSVIVNFFGDNKAFGKNVTEEYKQNQERYEFLKWGQKAFSNFSVVPPGTGICHQVNLEYLSQTVWTKKQKMTVGKKTGTFEVAYPDSLVGTDSHTTMVNGLAVLGWGVGGIEAEACMLGQPLSMLLPTVVGFKLKGAMKEGVTATDLVLTVTQMLRKLGVVGKFVEFFGPGLDHLSVADKATIANMAPEYGATCGFFPVDAAAIDYLKTSGRAPARVALVQAYAKAQGLFRTAKSADPVFTETLTLDLGDVVPSMAGPKRPEGRIALPSVAEGFSLALGTEYKKADEPTKRFAVEGKKFEIGHGDVVIAAITSCTNTSNPSVLIGAGLLARNAVAKGLKAKPWVKTSLAPGSQVVAAYLADSGLQADLDKVGFNLVGFGCTTCIGNSGPLPEEISKSINDNGIVAAAVLSGNRNFEGRVSPDVQANYLASPPLVVAHALAGSVTKNLAVEPLGEGKDGKPVYLKDIWPTTKEINAFMKKFVTASIFKKKYADVFKGDTNWRKIKTVESETYRWNMSSTYVQNPPYFEGMKKEPEPVTDIVEARILAMFGDKITTDHISPAGSIKLTSPAGKYLSEHQVRPADFNQYGTRRGNHEVMMRGTFANIRIKNFMLKGADGNIPEGGLTKHWPDGEQMSIYDAAMKYQQEQVPLVVFAGAEYGNGSSRDWAAKGTRLLGVRAVICQSFERIHRSNLVGMGVLPLTFEEGTSWSSLGLKGDEKVTLRGLVGDLKPRQKLTAEIVSGDGSLQRVSLLCRIDTLDELDYYRNGGILHYVLRKLAA; translated from the coding sequence ATGACCTCGCTCGACAGCTTCAAATGCAAAAAGACCCTCAAGGTCGGCGCCAAGACCTATGTCTATTACAGCCTGCCCACGGCCGAGAAGAATGGTCTGAAGGGAATTTCGAAACTCCCCTATTCGATGAAGGTGCTGCTCGAAAATCTCCTCCGCAACGAGGACGGCCGCACGGTCAAGAAGGCCGACATCGTCGCGGTCTCGAAATGGCTGCGCAAGAAGTCGCTGGAGCATGAGATCGCGTTCCGCCCGGCGCGCGTGCTGATGCAGGATTTCACCGGCGTTCCCGCGGTGGTCGACCTCGCCGCGATGCGCAACGCGATGCAGAAGCTCGGCGGCGATGCCGAGAAGATCAACCCGCTGGTGCCGGTCGATCTCGTCATCGACCACTCCGTGATCGTGAACTTCTTCGGCGACAACAAGGCCTTCGGCAAGAACGTCACCGAGGAATACAAGCAGAACCAGGAGCGCTACGAGTTCCTGAAGTGGGGCCAGAAGGCGTTCTCGAACTTCTCGGTCGTGCCGCCCGGCACCGGCATCTGCCACCAGGTCAATCTCGAATATCTCTCCCAGACGGTCTGGACCAAGAAGCAGAAGATGACGGTCGGCAAGAAGACCGGCACCTTCGAGGTCGCCTATCCCGATTCGCTGGTCGGCACCGACTCCCACACCACCATGGTCAACGGTCTGGCCGTGCTCGGCTGGGGCGTCGGCGGCATCGAGGCGGAAGCCTGCATGCTCGGCCAGCCGCTGTCGATGCTGCTGCCCACCGTCGTCGGCTTCAAGCTGAAGGGCGCGATGAAGGAAGGCGTCACCGCGACCGACCTCGTGCTCACCGTGACGCAGATGCTGCGCAAGCTCGGCGTGGTCGGCAAGTTCGTCGAGTTCTTCGGCCCCGGCCTTGACCACCTCTCCGTCGCCGACAAGGCGACCATTGCGAACATGGCGCCCGAATATGGCGCGACCTGCGGCTTCTTCCCGGTCGACGCCGCCGCGATCGATTATCTCAAGACCTCCGGCCGCGCTCCGGCGCGGGTCGCGCTGGTGCAGGCCTATGCGAAGGCGCAGGGCCTGTTCCGCACCGCCAAGTCGGCCGATCCGGTGTTCACCGAGACGCTGACGCTCGACCTCGGCGACGTCGTTCCCTCGATGGCGGGTCCGAAGCGTCCCGAGGGCCGCATCGCGCTGCCGTCGGTCGCCGAAGGCTTCTCGCTCGCGCTCGGCACCGAGTACAAGAAGGCCGACGAGCCGACGAAGCGCTTTGCCGTCGAAGGCAAGAAATTCGAGATCGGTCACGGCGACGTCGTGATCGCCGCGATCACCTCCTGCACCAACACCTCGAATCCGAGCGTCTTGATCGGCGCCGGCCTGCTCGCGCGCAATGCCGTCGCGAAGGGCCTCAAGGCAAAGCCGTGGGTCAAGACCTCGCTCGCCCCGGGCAGCCAGGTGGTCGCGGCCTATCTCGCCGATTCCGGTCTCCAGGCCGATCTCGACAAGGTCGGCTTCAACCTGGTCGGCTTCGGCTGCACCACCTGCATCGGCAATTCCGGTCCGCTGCCGGAGGAGATCTCGAAGTCGATCAACGACAACGGCATCGTCGCGGCCGCCGTGCTCTCCGGTAACCGCAACTTCGAAGGCCGCGTCTCGCCGGACGTGCAGGCGAATTATCTCGCCTCGCCGCCGCTGGTCGTCGCGCACGCACTCGCGGGCAGCGTCACCAAGAACCTCGCCGTCGAGCCGCTCGGCGAAGGCAAGGACGGCAAGCCGGTGTACCTCAAGGACATCTGGCCGACGACGAAGGAGATCAACGCCTTCATGAAGAAGTTCGTGACCGCGTCGATCTTCAAGAAGAAGTATGCCGACGTGTTCAAGGGCGACACCAACTGGCGCAAGATCAAGACGGTCGAGAGCGAGACCTATCGCTGGAACATGTCTTCGACCTATGTGCAGAACCCGCCCTATTTCGAAGGCATGAAGAAGGAGCCGGAGCCGGTTACCGACATCGTCGAGGCCCGCATCCTCGCCATGTTCGGCGACAAGATCACCACCGACCACATCTCGCCGGCCGGTTCGATCAAGCTCACCTCGCCCGCGGGCAAATATCTCAGCGAGCACCAGGTGCGCCCGGCCGACTTCAACCAGTACGGCACGCGGCGCGGCAACCATGAAGTCATGATGCGCGGCACCTTCGCCAACATCCGCATCAAGAACTTCATGCTCAAGGGCGCCGACGGCAACATTCCGGAAGGCGGTCTCACCAAGCACTGGCCCGACGGCGAGCAGATGTCGATCTACGACGCCGCGATGAAGTACCAGCAGGAGCAGGTGCCGCTGGTGGTGTTCGCCGGTGCCGAATACGGCAACGGCTCCTCGCGCGACTGGGCGGCGAAGGGCACGCGTCTGCTCGGCGTACGCGCCGTGATCTGCCAGAGCTTCGAGCGCATTCATCGCTCCAACCTGGTCGGCATGGGCGTGCTGCCGCTGACCTTCGAGGAGGGCACCTCATGGTCGTCGCTCGGCCTGAAGGGCGACGAGAAGGTCACGCTGCGCGGCCTCGTCGGCGATCTGAAGCCCCGTCAGAAGCTGACCGCGGAGATCGTCTCCGGCGACGGTTCGTTGCAGCGCGTTTCGCTGCTCTGCCGCATCGATACGCTGGACGAGCTCGATTACTACCGCAACGGCGGCATTCTGCACTACGTGCTGCGCAAGCTCGCGGCCTAA
- a CDS encoding DUF1223 domain-containing protein, with the protein MTAMMVSNLVSRWSGALWSGALGICAIVAVIRPAHADPRAVVELFTSQGCSSCPPADKIIGDLANDPSVIALSMPIDYWDYLGWKDTLADSRFSARQRAYSRMRGDREVYTPQVVVNGSTHVIGSDRAGIENAIGKADKGTGVMSVPVTMSLSGKQINVSVAASNEPAVSHGEVWICSIARSVPIAISRGENRGQQVTYHNVVRNLLKVGDWTGRSESWTVPIENLTRDGVDGAVVYVQDGSREKPGPMLGAAYTSLH; encoded by the coding sequence ATGACTGCAATGATGGTCTCTAATCTGGTTTCGCGCTGGTCCGGTGCACTCTGGTCGGGAGCACTCGGCATCTGCGCTATCGTCGCCGTCATTCGTCCCGCGCACGCCGATCCTCGTGCCGTTGTCGAATTGTTTACCTCGCAGGGCTGTTCGTCCTGTCCGCCGGCCGACAAGATCATCGGCGACCTCGCCAACGATCCCTCCGTCATCGCGCTGAGCATGCCGATCGACTATTGGGACTATCTCGGCTGGAAGGACACGCTGGCGGATTCGCGCTTCTCGGCGCGGCAGCGCGCCTATTCGCGCATGCGCGGCGACCGCGAGGTCTACACGCCGCAGGTCGTGGTCAACGGCTCCACGCATGTCATCGGCAGCGACCGCGCCGGCATCGAGAATGCGATCGGCAAGGCCGACAAGGGCACGGGCGTGATGAGCGTGCCGGTGACGATGTCGCTCTCGGGCAAGCAGATCAACGTCTCGGTGGCCGCGAGCAATGAGCCGGCGGTCTCGCATGGCGAAGTCTGGATCTGCTCGATCGCCAGGTCGGTGCCGATCGCGATCAGCCGCGGCGAGAATCGCGGACAGCAGGTCACCTACCACAACGTCGTGCGCAACCTGCTCAAGGTCGGCGACTGGACTGGCCGTTCGGAAAGCTGGACCGTGCCGATCGAGAACCTCACGCGCGACGGCGTCGACGGCGCGGTGGTCTACGTCCAGGACGGCAGCCGCGAGAAGCCGGGCCCGATGCTCGGCGCGGCGTACACGTCGCTGCACTGA
- a CDS encoding DUF2794 domain-containing protein, whose protein sequence is MSLSEDADPSEQRAAARPAAANTPTRVTFNRLELHRILNLYGRMVADGEWRDYAIDFLRDRAVFSVYRRASEVPIYRIEKDPRLARKQGMYSVISATGLILRRGHELDRVLLVIDRKLAVV, encoded by the coding sequence ATGAGTCTGTCGGAGGATGCCGATCCGAGCGAGCAGCGCGCGGCGGCGCGCCCCGCCGCTGCGAACACGCCGACCCGGGTGACGTTCAACCGGCTCGAGCTGCACCGTATTCTCAATCTCTACGGCCGCATGGTCGCCGACGGCGAGTGGCGCGACTACGCCATCGACTTCCTCAGGGATCGCGCCGTGTTCTCGGTCTACCGCCGTGCTTCGGAAGTGCCGATCTATCGTATCGAGAAGGATCCGCGGCTCGCGCGCAAGCAAGGCATGTACAGCGTGATCTCGGCGACGGGCCTGATCCTGCGCCGTGGCCACGAGCTCGATCGCGTGCTGCTGGTGATCGATCGGAAATTGGCGGTGGTGTAG
- a CDS encoding GNAT family N-acetyltransferase, producing MSAPEIRPTLEADLPAITAIYQQAVREGTATFELEPPDLAEMTRRYRALIDGGYPYFVAILDGRLAGYAYAGAYRPRPAYRFTVENSIYLDPGFHRRGIGGLLLERLITECEARGFRQMIAVIGDSTNAGSIGVHTKGGFKMIGTHPNVGLKFGRWLDTVMMQRDLGEGASTVPGK from the coding sequence ATGTCCGCACCCGAAATCAGGCCCACCCTTGAGGCCGACCTCCCCGCCATCACCGCCATCTATCAGCAGGCTGTCCGTGAGGGCACCGCGACGTTCGAGCTGGAGCCGCCTGACCTCGCCGAGATGACGCGGCGCTATCGCGCGCTGATCGACGGCGGCTATCCCTATTTCGTCGCCATCCTCGACGGCCGCCTCGCCGGCTACGCCTATGCCGGCGCCTACCGGCCGCGGCCGGCCTATCGCTTCACGGTCGAGAACTCGATCTATCTCGACCCCGGCTTCCACCGCCGCGGCATCGGCGGGCTCCTGCTGGAGCGGCTGATCACCGAATGCGAGGCGCGCGGCTTCCGCCAGATGATCGCGGTGATCGGCGATTCCACCAATGCCGGCTCGATCGGCGTGCACACCAAAGGCGGCTTCAAGATGATCGGCACGCATCCCAATGTCGGGCTGAAATTCGGCCGCTGGCTGGACACCGTGATGATGCAGCGCGACCTCGGCGAAGGCGCAAGCACGGTGCCGGGGAAGTAA
- a CDS encoding Bax inhibitor-1/YccA family protein: MSDLDRNYASPFGRAAGRVDAATVDAGLRAYMLRIYNYMSIGLAITGLAALGVYMAAVTDVPTADAVRVGKMFLTPFGYAMFVSPLKWLFMLAPLAMVFVISAGINRLAPSTAQILFWVFSALMGISLSSIFLVFTHTSIVRVFFITAATFGALSLYGYTTKRDMTAMGSFLFMGLIGIIIASLVNLFLASSMLQFIVSVAGVLVFAGLTAWDTQRLKNDYIYGYASAGGDIAERAAITGALSLYLNFINLFTLLLQLLGQRD; encoded by the coding sequence ATGTCGGACCTAGACCGTAACTACGCTTCTCCTTTCGGCAGGGCCGCCGGGCGTGTTGACGCCGCGACGGTCGATGCCGGCCTGCGCGCCTACATGCTGCGCATCTACAACTACATGAGCATCGGCCTCGCCATCACCGGCCTGGCCGCGCTTGGCGTCTACATGGCCGCCGTGACCGACGTCCCGACGGCGGACGCCGTCCGCGTCGGCAAGATGTTCCTGACGCCGTTCGGCTACGCGATGTTCGTCAGCCCCCTGAAGTGGCTGTTCATGCTCGCGCCGCTCGCCATGGTGTTCGTGATCTCCGCGGGCATCAACCGTCTCGCCCCCTCGACCGCCCAGATCCTGTTCTGGGTGTTCTCGGCGCTGATGGGCATCTCGCTGTCGTCGATCTTCCTGGTGTTCACCCACACCTCGATCGTGCGGGTGTTCTTCATCACCGCGGCGACCTTCGGCGCGCTCAGCCTGTACGGCTACACCACCAAGCGTGACATGACCGCCATGGGCTCGTTCCTGTTCATGGGCCTGATCGGTATCATCATCGCGAGCCTGGTGAACCTGTTCCTGGCAAGCTCGATGCTCCAGTTCATCGTGTCGGTGGCCGGCGTGCTGGTGTTCGCGGGCCTCACCGCCTGGGATACCCAGCGGCTGAAGAACGACTACATCTACGGCTATGCCTCGGCCGGCGGTGACATCGCAGAGCGTGCGGCCATCACCGGCGCGCTGTCGCTGTACCTGAACTTCATCAACCTGTTCACGCTGCTGCTGCAGCTGCTCGGCCAGCGCGACTAG
- a CDS encoding ABC transporter permease, translating into MSAAVEPFARPNGIALSLRYALRELRGGLRGFYVFIACIALGVMAIAGVGSVSASLSDGLAREGRTLLGGDVSFVLFQREAKPEEVAFLRSRGAVSAAATLRGMARAADGQLALVEMKAVDDTYPMLGQLTLAPPLPMSEILAERDGAFGAAADPTLLARLSLKTGDRVTIGSATFQIRSAVEAEPDKLAGGIGFGPRFLISEAGLRATGLIQPGSLVRRVYRVKLPDTANSERATDAFIADARNAAPQAGWEIRSRSNASPQLERNISRFTQFLTLVGLAALLVGGVGVANAVKSHIDRKLEVIAAFKAVGATGRDVFGIYLAQVILLAAIGSVIGLALGAAMPFAIVGLFGKLLPLPVVAAVHADELALSFVYGILTALAFGLWPLGRVHDVPVAALFRDTISSDWHRPRWSYLVFMAVVVALLIAVVIGLSFDKRIAAVFVASSVVVFALLRGIAALLMTIARRLPRTRLPMLRLAIANIHRPGALTPSVVLSLGLGLAVLVTITQIDGNLRRQFLAALPDQAPSFFFIDIPSTQAAEFDGYLRRIAPGAKVEDVPMLRGRIVGARGLRAEELKPTTDSEWVLQSDRGLTYTAELPKGSKVVEGEWWRADYSGPPLVSMEKKIADGLGLKLGDEVVVNVLGRDIPAKIGNLRTIDWQGLGINFVLVFSPNAFKGAPHTHIATLTEAGGTAAGDGKIIKQVADAYPMVTSVRVREVMETVGAVVTNLALAIRGASAVTLISAILVLGGALAAGHRHRVYDAVILKTLGATRLRLLGAYALEYLLIGLATAVFGVIAGSVAAWMIVTRLMTLTFVWQAGSAAGVVAAALIVTVGLGLAGTLLALNKKPATVLRNL; encoded by the coding sequence ATGAGCGCTGCTGTCGAACCGTTCGCGCGACCCAACGGGATCGCGCTGTCGCTGCGTTACGCGCTGCGCGAATTGCGCGGCGGCCTGCGCGGCTTCTATGTCTTCATCGCCTGCATCGCACTCGGCGTGATGGCGATCGCCGGCGTCGGCTCGGTGTCGGCAAGCCTCAGCGACGGTCTCGCCCGCGAAGGCCGCACGCTGCTCGGCGGCGACGTCTCCTTCGTGCTGTTCCAGCGCGAGGCCAAGCCTGAGGAGGTCGCCTTCCTGCGCTCCCGCGGCGCCGTTTCCGCCGCCGCCACCCTGCGCGGCATGGCGCGCGCGGCCGACGGCCAGCTGGCGCTGGTCGAGATGAAGGCCGTCGACGACACCTATCCGATGCTCGGACAGTTGACGCTGGCGCCGCCACTGCCGATGTCCGAGATTCTCGCGGAGCGCGACGGCGCGTTCGGCGCGGCCGCCGATCCGACCCTTCTTGCCCGTCTGTCCCTCAAGACCGGCGACCGCGTCACCATTGGCTCGGCGACGTTCCAGATCCGCAGCGCGGTCGAGGCCGAGCCGGACAAGCTCGCCGGCGGCATCGGCTTCGGACCGCGCTTCCTGATCAGCGAGGCGGGCCTGCGCGCCACCGGCCTGATCCAGCCCGGCAGCCTGGTGCGCAGGGTCTACCGGGTGAAACTGCCCGATACCGCCAACAGCGAGCGCGCCACCGACGCCTTCATCGCGGACGCGCGCAACGCCGCGCCGCAGGCCGGCTGGGAAATCCGCAGCCGCTCCAATGCCTCGCCGCAGCTCGAACGCAACATCAGCCGCTTCACGCAGTTTTTGACGCTGGTTGGCCTCGCCGCGCTGCTGGTCGGCGGCGTCGGCGTCGCCAATGCCGTGAAGAGCCATATCGACCGCAAGCTCGAGGTGATCGCGGCGTTCAAGGCGGTCGGCGCGACGGGGCGCGACGTGTTCGGCATTTATCTGGCGCAGGTCATCCTGCTCGCCGCGATCGGCTCGGTGATCGGCCTGGCGCTCGGCGCGGCGATGCCGTTCGCCATCGTCGGATTGTTCGGCAAGCTGCTGCCGCTACCGGTGGTGGCGGCGGTGCATGCCGACGAGCTCGCGCTGTCCTTCGTCTATGGCATCCTGACCGCGCTGGCCTTCGGCCTGTGGCCGCTCGGGCGCGTGCACGACGTGCCGGTGGCCGCGCTGTTCCGCGACACCATCAGCTCGGATTGGCACCGGCCGCGCTGGAGCTACCTGGTCTTCATGGCCGTCGTGGTCGCGCTGCTGATCGCGGTCGTGATCGGCCTCTCCTTCGACAAGCGCATCGCCGCGGTGTTCGTGGCCTCCTCCGTCGTCGTGTTCGCTCTGCTCCGCGGCATCGCCGCGCTGCTGATGACGATCGCGCGGCGGCTGCCGCGGACGCGGCTGCCGATGCTGCGGCTTGCGATCGCCAACATCCACCGGCCGGGCGCGCTGACGCCCTCGGTCGTGCTGTCGCTGGGGCTCGGGCTCGCCGTGCTCGTCACCATCACCCAGATCGACGGCAATCTGCGCCGGCAGTTCCTCGCGGCCCTGCCCGATCAGGCGCCGTCGTTCTTCTTCATCGACATCCCGAGCACGCAGGCCGCCGAGTTCGACGGCTATCTGCGCCGGATCGCGCCCGGCGCGAAGGTCGAGGACGTCCCGATGCTGCGCGGGCGTATCGTCGGAGCGCGCGGGTTGCGCGCCGAAGAGCTCAAGCCGACCACCGATTCGGAGTGGGTGCTGCAGAGCGACCGCGGCCTGACCTATACCGCCGAACTGCCGAAGGGCTCCAAGGTGGTCGAGGGCGAATGGTGGCGCGCCGACTATTCCGGCCCGCCGCTGGTCTCGATGGAGAAGAAGATCGCCGACGGCCTCGGCCTGAAGCTCGGCGACGAGGTCGTGGTCAACGTGCTCGGCCGCGACATTCCCGCCAAAATCGGCAATCTGCGCACCATCGACTGGCAGGGGCTCGGCATCAATTTCGTGCTGGTGTTCTCGCCGAACGCCTTCAAGGGCGCGCCGCACACCCATATTGCGACCCTGACGGAAGCCGGCGGCACTGCCGCGGGCGACGGCAAGATCATCAAGCAGGTCGCCGACGCCTATCCGATGGTAACGAGCGTGCGCGTGCGCGAGGTGATGGAGACGGTCGGCGCGGTCGTGACCAATCTGGCGCTCGCGATCCGCGGCGCCAGCGCCGTGACCCTGATCTCGGCGATCCTGGTGCTGGGCGGGGCGCTCGCCGCCGGCCATCGCCACCGGGTTTATGATGCGGTGATCCTCAAGACCCTGGGCGCGACCCGGCTGCGCCTGCTCGGCGCCTACGCCCTCGAATATCTCCTGATCGGGCTCGCGACCGCGGTGTTCGGCGTGATCGCCGGCAGCGTCGCGGCCTGGATGATCGTGACGCGGCTGATGACGCTGACCTTCGTCTGGCAGGCCGGCAGCGCGGCCGGCGTGGTCGCGGCCGCCCTCATCGTCACGGTCGGGCTCGGGCTCGCCGGCACGCTGCTGGCTTTGAACAAAAAGCCCGCCACGGTGTTGCGCAATTTGTGA
- a CDS encoding ABC transporter ATP-binding protein encodes MDTRIESSSLAGTTPDTIAISNVNLSLGTGAARVHILKDISLRVGSGETIGLIGPSGSGKSTLLMVMAGLERPDSGEVVVNGTPFNALDEDALARFRGRQVGIVFQSFHLIPTMTALENVAVPLELAGNPDAARRAAQELQSVGLGDRLHHYPTQLSGGEQQRVALARALAPDPAILVADEPTGNLDETTGKQIVDLLFGKHAERGMTLVLVTHDSSLAHRCDRVIRLRSGRIDTQSAPA; translated from the coding sequence ATGGACACTCGCATCGAATCCTCATCGCTTGCCGGCACCACGCCGGACACCATCGCCATCTCCAACGTCAATCTCTCATTGGGAACGGGGGCGGCACGCGTCCACATCCTCAAGGATATCAGCTTGCGCGTCGGCTCGGGCGAGACGATCGGACTGATCGGCCCGTCAGGCTCGGGCAAATCAACGCTGCTGATGGTGATGGCGGGGCTGGAGCGTCCTGATAGCGGAGAGGTGGTGGTCAATGGCACGCCTTTCAATGCCCTCGACGAGGACGCGCTCGCCCGCTTCCGCGGCCGCCAGGTCGGCATCGTCTTCCAGTCCTTCCATCTGATCCCGACCATGACGGCGCTGGAGAACGTCGCCGTGCCGCTCGAGCTTGCCGGCAATCCCGATGCCGCCAGGCGCGCGGCGCAGGAGCTGCAATCGGTCGGGCTCGGCGATCGCCTGCATCACTATCCGACGCAGCTCTCCGGCGGCGAGCAGCAGCGCGTCGCGCTCGCCCGCGCGCTGGCGCCCGATCCCGCCATCCTCGTTGCCGACGAGCCAACCGGCAATCTCGACGAGACCACGGGAAAACAGATCGTCGACCTCTTGTTCGGCAAGCATGCCGAGCGCGGCATGACGCTGGTGCTGGTCACGCACGATTCCTCGCTCGCGCATCGCTGCGATCGCGTGATTCGCCTGCGCTCCGGGCGCATCGACACGCAGTCTGCGCCGGCATGA
- a CDS encoding arylesterase — MHIAVLMLALMTIATAPSAQAQPAAKPIKLVVLGDSLSAGLGLPAQEAFPTKLQKALQAKGIAIDMTNAGVSGDTSSGGRDRLDWSVPDGTEGVIVELGANDALRGIDPDLTRTALTDIVTRLKARRIAVMLCGMLAPPNYGAEYAARFNSIYPDLAKKFEVPLYPFFLDGVAADAKLNQADGIHPTAEGVDIIVGNIMPTAEAFLRTISEQPH, encoded by the coding sequence ATGCACATAGCCGTGTTGATGCTCGCTTTGATGACAATTGCGACAGCGCCGTCGGCACAAGCACAGCCGGCCGCCAAGCCGATCAAGCTGGTGGTCCTCGGCGATTCCTTGAGTGCCGGCCTTGGCCTCCCAGCCCAGGAGGCATTCCCCACCAAGCTTCAAAAAGCCTTGCAGGCCAAAGGTATAGCCATCGACATGACCAATGCCGGGGTGTCCGGCGACACCTCGTCCGGCGGCCGCGACCGGCTCGATTGGTCAGTGCCTGATGGAACCGAGGGCGTAATCGTCGAGCTCGGCGCCAACGACGCGCTGCGCGGCATCGATCCCGACCTGACACGGACCGCGCTGACCGACATCGTCACGCGTCTCAAGGCGCGCAGGATTGCGGTGATGCTGTGCGGCATGCTGGCGCCGCCGAATTACGGCGCCGAATACGCTGCTCGCTTCAATTCGATTTATCCTGATCTGGCGAAAAAATTCGAGGTGCCGCTGTATCCTTTCTTCCTCGACGGCGTCGCCGCCGACGCCAAGCTCAACCAGGCCGACGGCATTCATCCGACCGCTGAAGGCGTCGACATCATCGTCGGCAACATCATGCCCACGGCGGAGGCATTCCTGCGCACCATAAGCGAGCAACCGCATTGA
- the thpR gene encoding RNA 2',3'-cyclic phosphodiesterase → MPRLFTGLEIPAEVGQTLSNLRGGLPGARWIDPENYHVTLRFIGDIDGMSANEIASMLFRVDRKPFEVKVQGLQSFGGRKPRAVVATIAPSKPLMELQAELERMMQRIGLNPEGRKFIPHVTLARLHDATDRDVADYLSLRGYFPSKAFMAERFVLFSSRASTGGGPYVVEDAYELCE, encoded by the coding sequence ATGCCGCGTTTGTTCACTGGTCTGGAAATCCCGGCCGAGGTCGGCCAGACGCTTTCCAATTTGCGAGGCGGCCTCCCCGGCGCCCGCTGGATCGATCCCGAAAATTATCACGTCACCCTGCGCTTCATCGGCGATATCGACGGCATGTCCGCCAACGAGATCGCCTCGATGCTGTTTCGCGTCGACCGCAAGCCGTTCGAGGTGAAGGTGCAGGGCCTGCAAAGCTTCGGCGGCCGCAAGCCGCGTGCGGTGGTCGCCACCATTGCGCCGAGCAAGCCGCTGATGGAATTGCAGGCCGAGCTCGAACGCATGATGCAGCGGATCGGCCTCAATCCCGAAGGCCGCAAGTTCATCCCGCACGTCACGCTGGCCCGTCTGCACGACGCCACCGACCGCGACGTCGCCGACTATCTCTCGCTGCGCGGCTACTTCCCGAGCAAGGCGTTCATGGCGGAACGTTTCGTCTTGTTTTCGTCGCGCGCATCGACCGGCGGTGGTCCGTATGTGGTCGAGGACGCGTACGAGCTGTGTGAGTAG